From one Dama dama isolate Ldn47 chromosome 4, ASM3311817v1, whole genome shotgun sequence genomic stretch:
- the ZSCAN4 gene encoding zinc finger and SCAN domain-containing protein 4 yields MASDRRISFEGEPSRRDPGSENSPTQGSAVQEEEGIPEFPSTQLNLLRDSNNSSARQELQRLYHLFHSWLQPEKHSKDEIISRLVLEQFMINGHCSDRSTLQEKWNASGRNLEKFMEDLTDDGMKTPGLVHVHMQGQEALFCENMPLRQVIIHFRKQLSTGTPTRENAGTTSWTPQDMSLETGRKNEDKENDGNFSVKTHQVSDRITGPSNQIPSLLIVQEENGPRLEEGGVSLENPRSSRRGAGPGPSRPQDGSLKGPSSQDVLMEVEADQVTPGPVSICQSSEGTSARGEHQERSYRAPEVYRCERCPKTFRHSSRFRVHQKRHNNERTCVCAECGKGFFQASDLHVHQRIHTGEKPFACSTCEMAFTHKTNLRAHERTHTGEKPYECSLCQRCFRQSSTYHRHLRFHQKTTLKSAPH; encoded by the exons ATGGCTTCAGACCGCAGAATCTCCTTTGAAGGTGAACCATCCAGGAGGGATCCTGGGTCAGAAAATTCACCCACCCAAGGATCTGCCgtccaggaggaagaggggatccCTGAGTTCCCCAGCACTCAGCTCAACTTACTTCGAGACAGCAATAATTCAAGTGCAAGACAAGAACTGCAAAGACTCTATCACTTATTTCACTCATGGCTGCAGCCAGAAAAACACAGCAAGGATGAAATAATTTCTCGTCTGGTCCTGGAACAGTTTATGATCAATGGGCACTGCAGTGACAGGTCCACTTTACAGGAGAAATGGAATGCAAGTGGCAGAAACCTGGAGAAATTCATGGAGGATCTGACGGACGATGGCATGAAGACACCTGGCTTA GTCCACGTCCACATGCAGGGACAGGAAGCCCTCTTTTGTGAGAATATGCCCTTAAGACAAGTTATCATTCACTTCAGAAAACAGTTGTCGACAGGAACCCCAACAAGAGAGAATGCGGGGACAACCTCCTGGACTCCTCAAGATATGTCCCTGGAAACAGGACGAA aaaatgaagataaagaaaatgatgGCAACTTTTCTGTGAAAACTCATCAAGTAAGTGACAGAATTACTGGTCCAAGCAATCAAATACCTTCCCTACTCATTGTCCAAGAAGAGAACGGTCCGAGGCTGGAAGAAGGaggtgtttctctggagaatccacGAAGCTCCAGAAGAGGAGCAGGCCCAGGCCCCTCCAGGCCCCAGGACGGATCCCTCAAAGGACCCTCTTCTCAAGATGTCCTCATGGAAGTGGAAGCAGACCAGGTCACCCCTGGGCCTGTTTCTATCTGTCAGAGCTCTGAGGGGACTTCTGCACGTGGGGAACACCAGGAAAGATCCTATAGAGCCCCAGAagtatacagatgtgagaggtgtCCCAAGACCTTCAGGCATTCCTCTCGGTTCAGAGTTCACCAGAAGAGACACAATAATGAGAGGACATGTGTTTGTGCCGAGTGTGGCAAAGGCTTCTTCCAGGCATCAGACCTCCATGTGCATCAGAGGattcacacaggagagaagcccttTGCGTGCAGCACGTGTGAAATGGCCTTCACCCACAAAACCAACCTTCGGGCTCATGAGAGAAcccacacaggagagaagccctatGAGTGCTCCCTCTGCCAGAGATGCTTCCGCCAGTCCTCCACCTACCACCGCCATCTTAGGTTTCACCAGAAAACTACCCTCAAAAGTGCTCCACATTAA
- the LOC133054993 gene encoding zinc finger protein 551-like: MDSIVHGILQARILEWVAVPFSGGSSQPKDGTQVSHIAGRILYQLSHQAAYLGATQNRQRSRSLRLTESAPSRVRWRRRRRCGTHHSSHIAGRILYQLSHQAAYLGATQNSQEIQVSAPYRLCSIQSPMAVVTTLRDPPQGVKFKDVAIDFSEEEWGLLDEAQRLLYYSVMLENFALVASLGCWHGTEDEEAPSEQSLSVEAESQVRVSKAGLSTWKIHPCEMCVPILKDTLHQAEHRTIYCFRKPDWGGTCLRHFCSSADFHWQQRDDSGEKPWERDVERVSFVRSCNLFVSGKPFTSREVVEDCPATLSLLQHQATSNNEESQTGRKGEQAFHSEKSHYKWGECEKVDSHNHNLVQDQSVCSKEGLYQCNKCSKGFNCNYRLIQHQQIHTGQRPGECGECGKFFSQISGLVKHQRIHSGTKPSGCRECGRLFTHNFSLTKHQRIHTGERTCECRKVFSHKSKLIYQQTQLTGGIHFKCGECRKFFSYKSKLIEHQRVHTKERRYECTKCGKTFRHSSSLFRHQRVHTGERPYECSECGKSFGYKYDLIQHQRIHNGERPYVCSECGKSFRKLSNLIRHRSVHTGERPYECNVCGKSFSRRFVFIEHQRVHTGERPFECTECGKAFTRKSELIQHQRIHSGTRPYECTECRKCFRQHSGLIHHQRIHSGEKPHECNECGESFSQNASLIQHQRVHTGEKPYECNECGKSFTRSDILIQHQRGHTGERPYECSECEKSFSWKSSLLRHQRVHTGERPYECSECEKPFSCKSNLLRHQRVHTGEKS, translated from the exons atggactctatagtccatggaattctccaggccagaatactggagtgggtagccgttcccttctccgggggatcttcccaacccaaggatggaacccaggtctcccacattgcaggccggattctttaccagctgagccaccaggcggcGTACCTCGGGGCGACCCAAAACAGGCAGAGATCCAGATCTCTGCGCCTTACAGAATCCGCTCCATCCAGAGTCcgatggcggcggcggcgacgcTGTGGGACCCACCACAG ttcccacattgcaggccggattctttaccagctgagccaccaggcggcGTACCTCGGGGCAACCCAAAACAGTCAAGAGATCCAGGTCTCTGCGCCTTACAGACTCTGCTCCATCCAGAGTCCGATGGCAGTGGTGACGACGCTAAGGGACCCACCACAG GGTGTGAAATTTAAGGATGTGGCCATTGACTTCTCCGAGGAGGAGTGGGGGCTCCTGGATGAGGCTCAGAGACTCCTGTACTACAGTGTGATGCTGGAAAACTTTGCACTTGTAGCATCCCTGG GTTGTTGGCATGGAACAGAAGATGAGGAGGCCCCTTCTGAGCAGAGTTTATCTGTAGAAGCAGAGTCACAGGTCAGGGTTTCTAAGGCAGGTCTATCCACCTGGAAGATCCACCCCTGTGAGATGTGTGTCcccattttaaaagatactttgcaccaagctgagcaccgaacaatATACTGTTTTAGGAAACCAGACTGGGGTGGTACATGTTTGAGACACTTCTGTTCCAGTGCAGACTTTCACTGGCAGCAGAGGGATGACAGTGGAGAGAAGCCCTGGGAAAGAGATGTGGAGAGGGTCTCATTTGTGAGGAGCTGCAACCTCTTTGTGTCAGGGAAGCCTTTCACCAGTAGGGAAGTTGTGGAGGACTGCCCAGCCACCttgagccttctccagcaccaggccACAAGCAACAATGAGGAATCACAGACTGGCAGAAAGGGTGAGCAGGCCTTTCACAGTGAAAAAAGTCATTACAAGTGGGGTGAATGTGAAAAAGTTGACAGCCACAACCACAATCTTGTTCAAGATCAAAGCGTCTGCTCTAAAGAAGGACTTTATCAATGTAACAAATGTAGTAAAGGCTTCAACTGCAACTACAGACTTATTCAGCACCAGCAAATTCACACTGGACAAAGGCCAGGTGAGTGTGGTGAATGTGGGAAATTCTTTAGCCAAATCTCTGGCCTTGTTAAACACCAGAGAATTCACAGTGGTACAAAGCCTTCTGGATGCAGAGAATGTGGAAGATTATTTACCCACAACTTTAGTCTTACAAAACaccagagaattcacactggagaaaggacTTGTGAATGCAGAAAAGTCTTCAGTCACAAATCCAAACTCATTTACCAACAGACACAACTTACTGGAGGAATTCATTTTAAATGTGGTGAATGTAGGAAATTCTTTAGCTACAAATCCAAGCTCATTGAACACCAGAGAGTTCACACTAAAGAAAGACGTTATGAATGCACCAAATGTGGGAAGACTTTTAGACACAGCTCTAGCCTTTTCCGGCACCAAagagttcacactggagaaaggccttatgaatgcagtgaatgtgggaaatcttttGGCTACAAATATGACCTCATTCAACACCAGAGAATTCACAATGGAGAAAGGCCTTATGTGTGCAGTGAATGTGGAAAGTCTTTTAGAAAGTTGTCTAACCTCATTCGTCACCGGAGTGTTCATACTGGTGAAAGACCTTATGAGTGCAATGTTTGTGGAAAATCCTTTAGTCGCAGATTTGTCTTCATTGAACATCAGAGAGTTCACACGGGAGAAAGACCTTTTGAGTGCACtgaatgtggaaaagcctttaCCCGAAAATCTGAGCTCATtcaacatcagagaattcattctGGCACAAGACCTTATGAGTGCACTGAATGTAGAAAATGTTTTAGACAACACTCTGGCCTTATTCACCACCAGAGAATTCATTCTGGAGAGAAGCCACATGAGTGTAATGAATGTGGAGAATCCTTTAGCCAAAATGCTAGCCTTATTCAACATCAGAGAGTCCATACTGGAGAAAAGCCATATGAGTGTAACGAATGTGGAAAATCCTTTACCCGAAGTGATATTCTCATTCAACACCAGAGAGGTCACACTGGTGAGAGGCCTTATGAGTGCAGTGAATGTGAAAAATCCTTTAGCTGGAAATCTAGCCTCCTTAGACACCagagagttcacactggagaaagacCTTATGAGTGTAGTGAATGTGAGAAACCCTTTAGCTGCAAATCTAACCTCCTTAGACACCagagagttcacactggagaaaagtCTTAA